One Nonomuraea angiospora DNA segment encodes these proteins:
- a CDS encoding M56 family metallopeptidase has translation MIAAAVLALYTVAAAIWLPRLMRTARWADRAPRLAIAMWQAAGASVVASAVLAAFAFAVPADVVGHGLAGLFEICAAMLSDGQGLTVAGAGALLAAGAVLARLLSCGAAVLARTSRERRTHAEMLGLLGRRDRDLDAIVLDHDERLAYCLPGRRAQTVITTGALRSLTPEQVAAVLAHERAHLRGRHHLALAAAHTLARAFPKVPVFGAARAEIARLIELLADDVAARRHPRVQIAAALVGLATGRAPAFALGAGGDTALLRVRRMLNPASPLRRVERLTGVASVALLLSGPAAVALVPGLAAFVAHHCHSLLTF, from the coding sequence GTGATCGCAGCCGCCGTCCTGGCGCTCTACACGGTGGCCGCCGCGATCTGGCTGCCGCGGCTGATGCGGACCGCGCGCTGGGCCGACCGGGCGCCCCGGCTGGCGATCGCGATGTGGCAGGCGGCCGGCGCCTCCGTGGTCGCCTCCGCCGTCCTGGCCGCGTTCGCCTTCGCCGTGCCCGCCGACGTCGTGGGCCACGGGCTGGCCGGGCTGTTCGAGATCTGCGCGGCGATGTTGTCGGACGGCCAGGGCCTGACCGTGGCCGGCGCGGGCGCGCTGCTGGCCGCGGGCGCGGTGCTGGCGCGCCTGCTCTCGTGCGGCGCGGCCGTCCTGGCCAGGACGAGCAGGGAACGGCGCACGCACGCGGAGATGCTCGGCCTGCTCGGCCGGCGCGACCGCGACCTCGACGCGATCGTGCTCGACCACGACGAGCGGCTGGCCTACTGCCTGCCGGGCAGGCGCGCCCAGACCGTCATCACCACCGGCGCCCTGCGCAGCCTCACTCCCGAGCAGGTCGCCGCCGTCCTGGCGCACGAGCGCGCCCACCTGCGCGGCAGACATCACCTGGCGCTCGCCGCGGCCCACACGCTGGCCAGGGCGTTTCCGAAGGTGCCCGTGTTCGGGGCGGCCAGGGCGGAGATCGCCCGGCTGATCGAGCTGCTGGCCGACGATGTCGCGGCGCGGCGCCATCCCCGGGTGCAGATCGCCGCCGCGCTCGTCGGCCTGGCCACCGGGCGGGCGCCCGCGTTCGCGCTCGGCGCCGGCGGCGACACCGCGCTCCTGCGCGTACGCCGCATGCTCAACCCCGCCTCCCCGCTCCGGCGCGTGGAGCGCCTGACCGGGGTGGCGAGCGTGGCCCTGCTGCTGAGCGGGCCCGCGGCGGTGGCGCTGGTGCCCGGTCTGGCCGCGTTCGTGGCACATCACTGCCACTCCCTCCTCACCTTCTGA